A stretch of the Lolium perenne isolate Kyuss_39 chromosome 3, Kyuss_2.0, whole genome shotgun sequence genome encodes the following:
- the LOC139838060 gene encoding uncharacterized protein, with protein sequence MEVDLDVAEPNMYCCSKREREKMDELDGPVYYDYTLWTDLSEKASDDDFVRKAVLVLIGTVLAPSGPKTVDRDHYCLVEDVPRIFKINWNHFTLRYLLDNLSAYTRSAAKGRGWPVGNLCLTQLLYWEKVVVVDDPTYIPHKSIRPLMKNWTEAEAERRSQYDYANGRGRGKVKIINDLTPQANASAETKQNTSQNGEQSRSTRSRQRRSNKDILLESLKKELTDHIDTQLALVPKRCAEEVLKMLNKNGVMYKPVEGSESDKGGDEEEDTSIHIDDSSKKEFMYKNSSDELDALISNLTKNSGKFVTPPKHNGVPEAGDNVYVTPGNLRNTEGLFAEYEDGVSSAVPTQQEIEVAALYVKTISKIPKQASKGVYKNEFGASLSSAKLNVVLAHEWLSDDIIDAAIGYLSLRVGSDRMLCPIGQISQDIQEANNTCDIEYPDVDEWPIKSYDIPKQTDTNSCGLWVLQCMEHWDEDQMTCPVSQTRVDESRESTVANIIFSPNNILDRVKNKIRLLAKT encoded by the exons ATGGAGGTCGACCTCGATGTAGCAGAGCCCAACATGTATTGCTGCTCCaaaagagagagggagaa AATGGATGAATTAGATGGCCCGGTCTATTATGACTACACATTGTGGACGGATCTC AGTGAGAAAGCTTCCGATGATGACTTTGTGCGGAAAGCAGTGCTTGTGCTAATTGGCACGGTTCTGGCGCCATCTGGCCCAAAAACAGTCGATAGAGATCACTACTGTTTAGTGGAGGATGTTCCTAGAATATTTAAAATTAACTGGAATCACTTCACATTGCGTTACCTCCTTGATAATTTGTCTGCTTACACAAGATCAGCAGCAAAAGGTAGGGGATGGCCGGTTGGAAATCTTTGTCTCACTCAG CTACTATACTGGGAAAAGGTGGTAGTCGTGGATGATCCTACGTATATTCCACACAAGTCTATTCGGCCACTAATGAAAAACTGGACTGAAGCGGAAGCGGAAAGGAGGTCGCAGTACGACTATGCAAATGGTCGTGGGAGAGGCAAAGTGAAG ATTATTAATGATCTTACACCTCAAGCCAATGCCAGTgcggaaacaaagcaaaacacaTCGCAGAATGGTGAACAGTCACGTTCGACACGTTCGAGACAGAGGCGTAGTAACAAGGACATACTATTGGAAAGTTTGAAGAAGGAACTGACGGATCACATTGACACACAATTAGCACTTGTACCAAAGAGATGTGCAGAG gaAGTTCTAAAAATGCTAAATAAGAATGGTGTCATGTACAAACCGGTTGAAGGATCAGAGTCAGATAAAGGAGGAGATGAGGAAGAAGACACTTCTATTCACATCGATGATTCGTCTAAGAAAGAATTCATGTACAAGAACAGTTCTGACGAGTTAGATGCTTTAATTAGCAATTTAACAAAGAATTCTGGTAAGTTTGTCACACCTCCTAAGCATAATGGGGTGCCGGAGGCCGGAGATAATGTGTACGTCACACCAGGAAACCTTCGTAACACGGAGG GGTTGTTTGCAGAATATGAAGATGGGGTATCTTCGGCAGTACCAACACAGCAGGAAATAGAAGTTGCCGCTTTATATGTTAAAACAATATCCAAGATACCAAAACAAGCATCTAAAGGAGTGTACAAGAATGAATTTGGCGCCAGCTTGTCTTCAGCAAAGCTTAATGTCGTTCTTGCGCATGAATGGCTATCTGATGAT ATTATTGATGCTGCTATTGGGTATCTGTCTCTCCGTGTTGGGTCTGATCGAATGTTATGTCCA ATTGGGCAAATTTCACAGGACATACAAGAAGCAAACAATACTTGTGACATAGAATATCCTGATGTCGATGAATGGCCTATTAAAAGCTATGATATCCCTAAGCAAACCGATAC CAATTCATGCGGATTATGGGTATTGCAATGTATGGAGCACTGGGACGAAGATCAGATGACTTGCCCGGTTTCTCAG ACCAGAGTTGATGAATCGAGAGAAAGTACAGTTGCAAACATTATTTTTTCACCTAACAACATTCTTGACAGGGTGAAAAACAAAATAAGATTGCTAGCAAAGACCTAG
- the LOC127339709 gene encoding protein FAR1-RELATED SEQUENCE 5-like, whose product MQIAYDEFDNDDNHGEHTDDQNDENHGEHTDSLNTSEAQFDTQLEYDYYGESDLDTGHTDDVEGASVPEDSVDMSQATPSASQPEKTQKGSNGNEYPDNNRDLYWMIKEMTFISEAAAFSFYNRYAKDYGFSVRLDQVKRFDDGVIRLRCFVCSREGRRPKKQLTTEGRVYRLRPESRCGCKARLVVKFDGRTGFWVVEDFRDKHNHDPAEPCQTPFLRSHRTINDAQRSEILSLGSMGVRKHLIMRKFIAGSGSFAGVGLTRKDLYNMCSRERRRLLFDGDATTAISIMAKRKKRDPEFFYEYDVDDKGRLKHMFWCDSQSRRDYQDYGDVLVSHTR is encoded by the exons ATGCAGATTGCGTACGATGAATTTGATAATGATGACAACCATGGTGAACACACAGACGATCAAAATGATGAGAACCATGGTGAACACACAGACAGTCTAAATACTAGTGAG GCACAATTTGACACGCAGCTTGAGTACGACTATTACGGTGAATCTGACTTGGACACGGGCCATACTGATGATGTGGAAGGTGCATCAGTTCCTGAGGATTCTGTTGACATGAGCCAG GCGACGCCAAGCGCTAGTCAGCCTGAGAAAACACAGAAAGGTAGCAATGGCAATGAATATCCTGATAATAATCGGGATTTATACTGGATGATAAAAGAGATGACTTTTATTTCTGAAGCAGCAGCATTTTCTTTCTACAACAGATATGCTAAAGATTATGGGTTCAGCGTCCGGCTGGACCAGGTTAAGCGGTTTGATGATGGAGTAATTCGGCTAAGGTGTTTTGTGTGTTCCAGAGAAGGCAGACGTCCCAAAAAGCAACTGACCACGGAAGGCCGCGTATATAGGCTCAGACCTGAGTCTCGCTGCGGCTGCAAGGCACGTTTGGTGGTGAAGTTTGATGGAAGAACTGGTTTCTGGGTTGTTGAAGATTTTCGAGACAAACATAACCATGACCCAGCTGAACCATGTCAGACTCCGTTTCTTCGGTCCCATAGGACGATCAACGACGCGCAGAGATCTGAGATATTATCACTGGGATCCATGGGGGTCAGGAAGCACCTCATTATGAGGAAATTCATTGCAGGCTCCGGTTCATTTGCCGGTGTTGGACTCACAAGAAAGGATTTGTACAACATGTgctctagggagaggaggaggctgctTTTCGACGGTGACGCTACCACAGCCATCAGCATTATGGCAAAGAGGAAAAAGAGGGACCCTGAATTTTTCTATGAATATGACGTTGATGACAAAGGCCGTCTGAAGCACATGTTCTGGTGTGATTCCCAGTCACGTAGGGATTACCAGGACTACGGAGATGTGCTGGTGTCACATACAAGATGA